The DNA region CGCCGTCCGTCCAGAACGCCGGCCTCGGCCAGGATGAACGATCCGCTGCAGACGCTGAGCAGCCAGGCTCCGCGTCCGGCGGCGTGCCGAACCACCTCGAGCACGCGCGCATCCGTCCGGCCCCACCATTCCTTGGGCGTGGGCGAGACCACCACGAGGTCGGCTTCGTACGCGAAGGACAGGTCGTTCTCGACATTGATCGAGAAACCCAGCTTGGATTGCACGATCCCGGGCGCGGGGGCCACGATGCGGAAGTCGAAGTTCGGGATGCCGTCGTCGGTGCGGTCCAGACCGAACGCCTCGCACGCGACACCGAACTCAAAGGGCGCGAATCCGTCTTGGACGATGACGGCAACGGTCTTCATGGCGGCTCCTCGATGGGGTCGTGGCAGTAATCGTGCGCTGCATGGCCATCCTGCCACTCGTGGCGGGATTCGGTCAAGCGTAGCGTTCCTGCCATGTTGATGATCATTGCAGTTGCCGCCATTGCCGCCTACGCGATCGGTGCTTCGGTCCTCGCCCTGACCAAGGACGGCTACCACCGGGTGCCGACCGACTACACGCGCCTTCCTTGAGCGGTCCCCGTCCACCACAGGCCCATAACTCCTGCACTTCGCCACCATCGGCGATCGCGGAAGGCCGGATACCGGCTCGCCCCGGCACCACTGCTCGCAGAGTGCAGGAGTCATGCGCCGCACACGGGCAGGTCCGCGCTGACGACCGCTGCCCCGGTCAGGCCCGAGCGCGCCGGTAGACCTCGACCATCGCCGCGGTGCGCGACGACTGCCGGAATCTGTCCCGCACAGAGCCGTCCGGAATCGGGCCGTGCCCGCTCGCGATCTGTGTGACCGCGGTGCGCAGGGTTGCCGCCAGCGCCGCGGATGAGGCATCCGGCACCGCCCAGAGGCCCGATCCCAGCTCGGCGGCGATATCCGGGTCGCTGACCACCGCGGGCGTGCCCAGCGCTGCGGCCTCGAACACCGTCATGCCCTGCGTCTCGAAGCCGATCGAGGTCTGCACGACCGCGTCGGCCGCGGCGATGCGGTGCAGGGTCTGGACGTACGGCAGCCGACCGGCGAACACGACGGATGCCGTGGGCGTGAGCCGCTGCACCAGCCTGCGCGCCGCACCCTCCTGCCCCCCGCCGCCGATGATCTCCACCTCCGCCTCGATCCCGGCCTCGGCAACGGCCTCCAGGAACGGCAGCAGACGCTTCTCGGGGCTCATCCGCCCGAGCCAGACCAGGCGCGGTCGCCCCGCGGCCCGCCGGGCCGGTTCGGAGGCGAGCGCGGCATCCAGCACGTCGTCGTCGATCCCGTTCCACACGACATCGACTCCGGGCACGGCCCCGAGGCCGGGAGTCACGCCGTGCTGCTCCAGCCGCCGCGCGAAATGCGATGACGGCGCCGTGACCGCCTGCGACCGCGCGGCGAAGCGGCGCAGGTACGCCCAGCCGTCCAGCCCGGTGCTCGCTGCGGTCCGGTCGCGCTCGGCCGCAGCGCCGCGCCCGACCGGCGCGAGTACGCGCCGCTGCCACGCGTTCAGGCTCCGCAGCACCACACCCGGGAACGGCGCGGTGGCCTCGATCCCGACGTCCACGCGGTTGTGCATGGTGTGCACCACCGGCAGTCCGTGCCGCGCCGCGAAGCGGTGGCCGATGAATGCGCCCCAGAAGTCACCCTGGACGTGCACCACGTCCACCGGCGGGCGACCGGACAGGGCGGCGTCGACGAACCGGTCCGTGCGGCGCCCGGGCCAGGACATCGAGTATTCGCGATCGACCGTGAGCGGGATCGAGGGTGTATCGATGTAGGCGTCGTCCGCGATGCCGGCGCGGGGGCCGTGCATCCGCGGCGCCACGATGCTCACGGTGTGGCCGGCACGCTCCAGGAAGCGCCGCTGCAACCGCATCGAGACCTGCGCCCCGCCGAGGGATTCGACGTGCTGATCGCCGAACATCACGACGTGCATCGGCACCTATTCCGGAATCGGGTCGCCGCGGTACAGCGCCTCGAACGTGTCGAGTGTGCGGTTGATGTCGTGGATCACGACGCCGTCGAGCGAGGCCCGCTGCATGCGCAGGCGCTCCTCGGGAGCTGCGGTGAGCACGTCCGCGAGCCGCGCGGACATCTCCTGGACGTTGCCCGGCTCGAACAGGTACCCGTTCACGCCGTCGTGCACCAGGTGCGGCAGCGCCACGGCGTTGGCGGCCACGATCGGCAGACCGGAGGCCATCGCCTCCATGGTCGCGATCGACTGCAGTTCGGCGATCGAGGCGATCGCGAAGACGCTGGCGTGACTGTACAGCGCACGCAGCTCCTCCTCGGGGGCGTGTCCGTGGAAGCGGACGCGCGCGTCCAGGCCGAGGGAATGCGCGAGCTGCTCGAGGTTCTTGCGCTGATCCCCCTCTCCGACCAGATCCACGTGCACGTCCAGCCCAGCATCCAGCTGTGCCGCTGCCCTGAGCAGGACGTCGATGTGCTTCTCGGTGGTGAGCCGGCCGACGAACAGGATGCGGTTGGCGTCGCGCGGGGTCAGGTCGGGGACGTAGTTGGAGCGATCGATGCCGCAGCTGATCGGGATGACCCCGTGGATGTCGATGGTCGACTCCAGGAAATCCGCCGCCCGGCGAGTGGGTGTGGTCACCGCGCGGGTCATGCCGAAGGTGCGCTTCGCGTCCGCCCACGCGAGTTTGACCATCACGTCGTTCAAGGCCTTCGGCAGGGTGGTGTGATCCAGGACGTTCTCGGCCATCACGTGGTTGGTGGCGATGATGGGGATGCCGCGCTTGCGCGCCTCGCGGGACAGCCCGCGGCCGATCACGATGTGCGACTGGATGTGCACGACGTCGGGCTTGACCTCGTCCAGCACGCGTCGGGCGTGGTGCTTGGACATCCACGGCAGCACGAAGGTGAGCCAGTCGTGCGGATACCAGCGCCACGACGGCAGTCGGTGCACGGTCATCGGCTCGCCCTCGATGATCTCGGTCGAGGTTCCGCGCGTCCAGTGCGTGGCACTGGGCGCCATGACGTGCACCTCGTGCCCGCGCGAGACCAGGCCGGCGGCGAGGCGCTCGGCGAACCGCGCTGCGCCGTTGACGTGCGGAGCGAACGTGTCGGCGCCGATCAGGACCGCGAGGGGTCGGCGGGTGTCCGGCCCGTCGGCGCGGGGATCGTCGGGCGTCTCGGACGGGGTCACGGGATGCTGGTTGCCTAT from Microbacterium sp. zg-B185 includes:
- a CDS encoding glycosyltransferase, with amino-acid sequence MHVVMFGDQHVESLGGAQVSMRLQRRFLERAGHTVSIVAPRMHGPRAGIADDAYIDTPSIPLTVDREYSMSWPGRRTDRFVDAALSGRPPVDVVHVQGDFWGAFIGHRFAARHGLPVVHTMHNRVDVGIEATAPFPGVVLRSLNAWQRRVLAPVGRGAAAERDRTAASTGLDGWAYLRRFAARSQAVTAPSSHFARRLEQHGVTPGLGAVPGVDVVWNGIDDDVLDAALASEPARRAAGRPRLVWLGRMSPEKRLLPFLEAVAEAGIEAEVEIIGGGGQEGAARRLVQRLTPTASVVFAGRLPYVQTLHRIAAADAVVQTSIGFETQGMTVFEAAALGTPAVVSDPDIAAELGSGLWAVPDASSAALAATLRTAVTQIASGHGPIPDGSVRDRFRQSSRTAAMVEVYRRARA
- a CDS encoding glycosyltransferase codes for the protein MTPSETPDDPRADGPDTRRPLAVLIGADTFAPHVNGAARFAERLAAGLVSRGHEVHVMAPSATHWTRGTSTEIIEGEPMTVHRLPSWRWYPHDWLTFVLPWMSKHHARRVLDEVKPDVVHIQSHIVIGRGLSREARKRGIPIIATNHVMAENVLDHTTLPKALNDVMVKLAWADAKRTFGMTRAVTTPTRRAADFLESTIDIHGVIPISCGIDRSNYVPDLTPRDANRILFVGRLTTEKHIDVLLRAAAQLDAGLDVHVDLVGEGDQRKNLEQLAHSLGLDARVRFHGHAPEEELRALYSHASVFAIASIAELQSIATMEAMASGLPIVAANAVALPHLVHDGVNGYLFEPGNVQEMSARLADVLTAAPEERLRMQRASLDGVVIHDINRTLDTFEALYRGDPIPE